Proteins encoded in a region of the Rutidosis leptorrhynchoides isolate AG116_Rl617_1_P2 chromosome 9, CSIRO_AGI_Rlap_v1, whole genome shotgun sequence genome:
- the LOC139866955 gene encoding carbonic anhydrase 2-like: protein MKQHFNMSQYFKGDAAASKQVSSIGDELDQDKNHVGHENITTLQATQQSSTFDPIEKIKYGFKYFEIDEFDEYPDYYSKLAEKQEPKFLIFACSDSRVSPTNILNLRPGEAFMARNIANMVPAFDQLKQAGVGAIIEYAIVALKVEVIFVIGHSRCGGIKRLLSLPNVETSFDFIDDWVSIGQPAKAKIIAQNPYASDEELLTLIEKESVMNSLVNLLSYPYVRTGIADKKLKLMGGHYDFVNGNFQIMEVDYDIKPTIDI from the exons ATGAAACAACATTTCAACATGTCACAATACTTTAAGGGAGATGCGGCTGCGTCAAAACAAGTTTCAAG TATCGGTGACGAACTAGACCAAGACAAAAATCATGTCGGTCATGAAAATATTACAACGTTGCAAGCAACTCAACAATCATCAACATTCGACCCCATAGAAAAGATCAAATACGGGTTTAAGTACTTCGAGATTGACGAATTCGA TGAGTATCCAGATTACTATAGTAAACTTGCTGAGAAACAGGAGCCCAAG TTTCTAATTTTTGCTTGCTCGGATTCACGAGTTTCGCCTACGAATATCCTAAACCTACGACCCGGGGAAGCTTTCATGGCTCGTAATATTGCAAATATGGTCCCAGCATTTGACCAG CTAAAACAAGCTGGAGTTGGAGCAATAATTGAATACGCAATCGTAGCTCTCAAG GTTGAAGTTATCTTTGTCATTGGACATAGTCGATGTGGTGGAATTAAACGATTATTGTCTCTACCCAACGTCGAAACTTCCTT TGACTTTATAGATGATTGGGTTAGCATCGGCCAACCTGCGAAAGCAAAGATTATTGCACAGAATCCTTACGCATCAGATGAAGAACTACTTACACTTATTGAGAAG GAGTCGGTGATGAATTCTTTGGTGAATTTACTATCATACCCCTATGTTCGAACCGGAATAGCTGATAAGAAACTCAAACTAATGGGCGGGCACTATGATTTCGTAAACGGAAATTTTCAAATTATGGAAGTTGATTATGATATCAAACCAACAATCGACATATAA